A genomic segment from Anaerolineae bacterium encodes:
- a CDS encoding uroporphyrinogen-III decarboxylase-like protein — MPKETMTPRERWLAVLTRQKPDRIPMDYWATPEATAKLLKYTGCSNLREMLQKLHVDFVVTVTPRYVGPPIPEDKDVFGCGYQNIDYGTGVYRECIYHPLAQYNSIEEIERNYTWPSPDWWDYSVIPEQVKGNEMYPICGGGSEPFLIYKNLRGQELAFMDLVLNPEIVHYCLDKLFNLAYENTRRILEQIPGQVMLTYVAEDMGGQDDLMFSPAQIHEFLLPRMKRIIDLSHEAGAFVFHHNDGNCRRIIPDLIEAGIDILNPIQWRSKGMDREGLKRDFGNRLVFHGAMDNQYTLPFGTVEEVRQEVLDNLRILGEGGGYILAPCHNIQAVSPPENIIAMYETCYEHGWT; from the coding sequence ATGCCCAAGGAGACAATGACGCCTCGTGAGCGATGGCTAGCTGTGTTGACACGGCAAAAACCAGACAGAATCCCCATGGATTACTGGGCTACCCCAGAAGCCACTGCTAAGCTGTTGAAATACACTGGATGCAGTAACCTGCGCGAGATGTTACAAAAATTGCACGTAGATTTCGTTGTGACGGTGACACCACGCTATGTGGGTCCACCAATACCTGAAGACAAAGATGTATTCGGCTGCGGCTACCAAAATATCGACTACGGCACCGGTGTGTATCGGGAATGCATCTACCATCCGCTGGCCCAATATAACTCGATCGAGGAAATTGAACGGAATTACACCTGGCCTAGCCCCGATTGGTGGGACTACAGTGTGATTCCGGAACAGGTTAAGGGCAACGAAATGTACCCTATCTGTGGTGGCGGCTCAGAGCCATTCTTAATCTACAAAAATTTACGCGGGCAGGAACTTGCGTTCATGGATCTAGTGTTGAACCCGGAGATCGTTCACTATTGCCTGGACAAGCTATTCAATCTGGCATACGAGAATACTCGCCGCATCCTGGAACAGATCCCTGGCCAAGTGATGCTCACCTATGTAGCTGAAGACATGGGCGGACAGGATGACCTAATGTTCTCGCCCGCTCAGATCCATGAGTTTTTGCTCCCTCGGATGAAACGTATTATAGACCTGAGCCATGAAGCCGGCGCTTTCGTCTTCCACCATAACGATGGCAATTGCCGTCGCATTATTCCAGACTTGATTGAGGCAGGGATTGATATCCTAAACCCCATCCAGTGGCGCTCGAAAGGCATGGATCGGGAAGGTTTAAAACGCGATTTTGGGAATCGGCTCGTCTTCCATGGAGCAATGGACAACCAATACACCCTTCCCTTTGGCACGGTGGAGGAGGTGCGACAGGAGGTGCTTGACAACTTACGTATCTTAGGTGAGGGCGGAGGCTACATATTGGCCCCTTGCCACAACATCCAGGCTGTTAGTCCACCGGAAAACATCATAGCCATGTACGAGACATGCTATGAACATGGATGGACATGA